The region CTGCATCAGGCTGGAATAATTGCTGAATTTCGCTGTAATCTGCGGCTAAGTGTGATAAAAATTCGCCAATAGCATCAACCCAAAAATCAATGGTGATAGCTAACAGCCTAGCTATCACAGGATATTCTAAGAAAAAGGTAATGAGTCCATCCTGATTGAGCATTTGTTGGATAAATTCTGTATAGCGATCGCGCTTCACATTATCATCCGACTGTCTTAGTATATAAGCAAGAGCAGATTGTCTAGTTGCACGAAAACTAGAAAATTTTAACTCCATAGCGTGAGCAGCCATCTCAGAAAAAGTAATCAACAATCTCCGCTCTAATAACCCATGCGCATTTTCTGAAAGTTGGTGATAATTTTGTCCGGCGCGTGCAGTTAATTTTTGTCTAGCTATATAAACAAATGGTAAAAATATTTCTTCAAAGGGAATTAATTCTTCAGAATCAACGCAGAGATACTCTATACCTTGTGAAAATGCAACATCAGCAGCTTTCACACCTTCATTTAATGTTTTAGTCCAAGCAGGTAAATTAACTCGATCAACCAAAGATACAGGCGCAACAGCACGACGCGCATCTTCTAAAGTCAACCCATCCCAGGCTAGGCGATTTTCAAATTTTTGATTGTCCCCATTAGCAACAGCTTCGCGCCACTTTTCTAATTTGCTATTTACTAAATCATCTAAGTTTTTTAGCTGACTAACTACAAAATTAGAGCTAAGACGCTCCGATAATGTACTAGATTTTTCTACAATGCTAATTAATTGTTCTTGAGTAAATTCCATAAGATATTAAAAACGTTCTAGAAAGTGATTAACAAATCTGAACACATTGCAAAAGACTAATTAAGTCTAATTCAAGTCAATACATTACTTGCTTTATTCCAGCATCAAAAGTGTTTTTACTTGTTTATAGAATTAGTTGAACTGTTGTGTATAAAAATGCACAGTAGTCAGATGAAATTTAGATGAGAGTTAAGGTGTGAAAATCTATTTGAGGGATGAAGTAGTTATTCATCCCTCCCAACGCCATTTTTATGAAGATTTAGGGTATATTAAACTTTGGCTACGCTAAATAATCTAAGTCCAAGGTTCAACAACTTTTTTCACTGTCTTTTTCACAAATTTTATATATCCACCTCCTCCAGTGACAGCCTCTAATTCTTCATCGCTAATATTTTCATCAACCTCTGGTGGTAACAATAGATAAAGTTGATTTGAACTCTGTTGTACAACCTCAATAGTCACACCTGAAGGTAAATTTGTCCCTAGTTCTTTTTCTACAACTGCTTTCGCATCACTTAACAAGCGTTCTTTATATGCAGGATCTTCCATTGCCTTAGCAATTAAGCTATTCTTAAAT is a window of Aulosira sp. FACHB-615 DNA encoding:
- a CDS encoding NHLP leader peptide family RiPP precursor codes for the protein MSSNHQEFDVEEFKNSLIAKAMEDPAYKERLLSDAKAVVEKELGTNLPSGVTIEVVQQSSNQLYLLLPPEVDENISDEELEAVTGGGGYIKFVKKTVKKVVEPWT